atcgAAAATATTTCTAATTCATATGTCTCATatctcttatcacttgagctatcatttagAGTGAGATATAATTGAATAATAGTTATTTTTATGCTTAATACAAAGAGagccaaaataaaaacaaaaaacaaaaaacaaaaccctCTACTGCCTAACTACCAAAGTATCCAAAGAGTTAGCTAGAACTAGAAGCAAATCCTCCATACTAGGGAGGGAATTCTTGACATGGAGGAAGTTTAAGTCTTGAAGCGCACCCGTTTTAGCCTAAAAATCAGTACAAAAAAACTCCTTCTCACAGGACGTGTTCCACCCGAGTCACCCAAAAAAGCTTCaactataaaattaattttttttaaccaattaccaaataaaattacattatctttaacatttttttataccATATCAAATAATAATCTTTATACCAAGCATGCTCCAATGTCAAACCCGGACACAACTAAAAACGACACATGGTTCATGTTCTCAATATCTGTTTGCGCAGCGCATAAGatagaaggaagaagaagaagagcatATCAATTCAACTTCAAATTTTCGACCTTTCCCCATTCGTGCCCATCACCGAGAAAGTGTAAACTTCCAATGTTCCCTTCAATCCTAAATTCTAAGCAACCTCAGGAACAGGTCAGTTTATgtctttctcctcctcctcctttgtgtttttcttccaaCAAGTTCCTTTTCTACTGTCAGTTCTGAACACCAAAACATATATTATTTGCTTTTGCACTtgtttcttctaacttagctaTCTCCCTTTTCACTATTTCTGCTTAATTGACTGTTAGGTAAATTcagttttgtttattttttcccGATACATATTTCATATGCAAAGCACTTCCTTTATTTCTCAAATGGTTTCCTCAGCTTATCTTATTTTGTAATCATGTACCTCCCACATAGATGTTTCGTATTTCATATTGAGTTAATATAAGATGTTTATCTGCACTTTGGCCCCATTTGAAGAGCTTATTTTATAGCAGCAAGTGTTTGGGAGTGCTTATGTAAGCTGTTTATGACCTAtctataagctgttttgagcttattttcataaactgTTTAGATTAGTTTACCAATAACAGCTTATGCTTACATAAAACTGGTTTTCAGCTTATTTGAACAAGTTTCTCAAATTAgattatgaataagcgcttatgcgaCAATCGTTTgttgcttaattaagctgtttaccCAAACACACACTTTGTTTACTCAAGTACTAATACTATTGGCGTGTGTATGTGAATGCAGCAGCAACGAAAGCAAAAGGGAGAATGGTTAGCAGGAAGTTTCAAGCCAGAGAATTTCATTCCAGGTCTTATCATAGGTTTCATTTTTGGGATGTTTTTAGATTTATCAAAGCCCCATAGAAATCTCTTGTCCAAGAAAATATTCTCACCTAGCAAGGTTCAACAGCACCTCACACTCTCAGGCAATGGCGATAGGGAGTTTAAAATGGTTAGTTCATTTTATCATCACTTTTCATGTTATGGGCCTATAACTTAAATAAATGGTTATTCAGTGCCTGTTGTATTTCATTATTTCTACTCTATGTAAACAagtcatttttt
This is a stretch of genomic DNA from Lotus japonicus ecotype B-129 chromosome 1, LjGifu_v1.2. It encodes these proteins:
- the LOC130727603 gene encoding uncharacterized protein LOC130727603 isoform X1, whose translation is MSNPDTTKNDTWFMFSISVCAAHKIEGRRRRAYQFNFKFSTFPHSCPSPRKCKLPMFPSILNSKQPQEQQQRKQKGEWLAGSFKPENFIPGLIIGFIFGMFLDLSKPHRNLLSKKIFSPSKVQQHLTLSGNGDREFKMVLVVRQDLKMKSGKIASQCAHAATGMYAELMQSDRSLLRQWEQCGQPKIVVTCRNQQEMNKLKETAESIGLPTFVVADAGRTEVSAGSKTVLAVGPGPKASVDSVTGRLALL
- the LOC130727603 gene encoding uncharacterized protein LOC130727603 isoform X2, producing MSNPDTTKNDTWFMFSISVCAAHKIEGRRRRAYQFNFKFSTFPHSCPSPRKCKLPMFPSILNSKQPQEQQRKQKGEWLAGSFKPENFIPGLIIGFIFGMFLDLSKPHRNLLSKKIFSPSKVQQHLTLSGNGDREFKMVLVVRQDLKMKSGKIASQCAHAATGMYAELMQSDRSLLRQWEQCGQPKIVVTCRNQQEMNKLKETAESIGLPTFVVADAGRTEVSAGSKTVLAVGPGPKASVDSVTGRLALL